A window from Gossypium raimondii isolate GPD5lz chromosome 7, ASM2569854v1, whole genome shotgun sequence encodes these proteins:
- the LOC105784699 gene encoding uncharacterized protein LOC105784699 — protein MSASAIEVSDEKVKAMWDKRLIEIFCDICIKEILKGNRPGTHFTRDGWLKIMTNFEKETGKGFSQRQFKNRWDALKKEWKAWKKLKGEDTGLGWNPIKRTVDASDEWWESRLQVVPEAKNFKTSGIDPEFEGKLDQMFMGIVATGDKAWAPSSGTLPTDFLEDVNNEIPEENEEENMRNDVHILNDVHISNDVQIDGNSREKKNPEMSSSHFKLEERNPQSKLEGCKIVQSNRKIMQCGDKMSQATSSLTLLWIHLVMSTVDDYSGDESDDEREKKEILQRMECFNRLFVVASSSVQLYYEKYILRQPCMDSKQSGETWIREILDGHESRCMINFRMSKMVFTSLLRVLETRYNLQTSRNISSTKML, from the exons ATGAGTGCTTCGGCTATTGAAGTTAGTGATGAAAAAGTAAAAGCAATGTGGGATAAGAGATTGATAGaaatattttgtgatatttgtattaaagaGATATTGAAAGGCAACAGGCCTGGTACTCATTTCACAAGAGATGGATGGTTGAAAATAATGACAAACTTTGAGAAAGAAACGGGCAAGGGTTTTTCACAAAGACAATTTAAAAATAGGTGGGATGCCctaaaaaaagaatggaaagcTTGGAAAAAACTTAAAGGCGAAGATACTGGATTAGGGTGGAATCCTATAAAAAGAACCGTTGATGCATCGGATGAATGGTGGGAGAGTAGGCTCCAG GTTGTGCCTGAAgctaaaaactttaaaacatcGGGCATTGATCCTGAATTTGAAGGGAAGTTGGACCAAATGTTCATGGGGATAGTTGCAACAGGTGATAAAGCATGGGCACCTTCTTCTGGTACACTCCCTACTGATTTTTTGGAGGATGTTAACAATGAAATACCTGaagagaatgaagaagaaaatatgagaaatgatgttcacattttaaatgatgttcacatttcaaatgatgttcaaattgatggaaacagcagagaaaagaaaaaccccGAGATGTCAAGTTCACATTTTAAACTGGAAGAAAGAAATCCTCAAAGCAAATTGGAGGGTTGCAAGATTGTccaatcaaatagaaaaattatgcaATGCGGTGACAAGATGAGTCAAGCCACATCTAGTTTGACTCTGTTATGGATCCATTTG GTGATGAGTACAGTCGATGATTATAGCGGTGATGAAAGTGACgatgaaagggaaaagaaagagattttaCAACGCATGGAATGTTTTAACCGATTATTTGTTGTTGCATCTTCTTCCGTGCAATTATATTACGAGAAGTATATATTGAGGCAACCATGCATGGATTCAAAACAATCAGGTGAGACATGGATCCGAGAGATCCTTGACGGTCACGAATCACgttgtatgattaattttaggatGTCTAAAATGGTATTCACAAGTTTGCTGAGAGTTTTGGAGACAAGATACAACTTGCAAACTTCAAGAAACATATCTTCTACTAAAAtgttgtga
- the LOC105784700 gene encoding probable inactive ATP-dependent zinc metalloprotease FTSHI 5, chloroplastic isoform X2: MDLWTDDFKWFVWFLIRSAIYGYILYHAFCFLRRKVPGVLGYGPIRKYPNMRKLRRVKGYFNYRWRRIKRKKKAGIDPIRTAFDGMKATPLNLGTMSVPVLGSWNQL; encoded by the exons ATGGATTTATGGACAGATGACTTTAAATGGTTTGTTTGGTTTCTCATTCGAAGTGCTATCTATGGATATATTTTGTATCATGCATTCTGCTTCCTTAGAAGAAAAGTTCCAGGAGTTCTTGGTTATGGACCTATACGTAAATATCCAAACATGAGAAAACTGCGGAGAGTG AAAGGCTATTTTAATTATAGGTGGAGGAGGATCAAACGCAAGAAAAAGGCTGGCATTGATCCTATAAGAACTGCTTTTGATGGAATGAAG GCTACACCTCTAAACTTAGGAACAATGTCCGTTCCCGTGCTTGGGAGCTGGAATCAGTTGTAG